A genomic window from Methylorubrum extorquens includes:
- the hpnC gene encoding squalene synthase HpnC: protein MSAALQTATDARTGKGQHDENFPVASHLIHPRNRGAILAFYNYVRAGDDVADHTGLSPERKIELLDALADALTGKGGSDPTVEPLKRELAAHRQPPTHALELLDAFRMDARKSRYAHWDELIHYCRYSAMPVGRFLLDVHGEDPARVYRTSDAICAALQVLNHLQDCGKDFRDLDRVYIPLDAMERHGADVSMLGLPQATPQLRAVIRELAERTLQLLEEGAPLPNQINDLRLSLEIAAIHRLAVVLTKGLLTRDPLSEKVHHGKAAFALTALGGIAATLVRRPFRARRPAPAGAGR from the coding sequence ATGAGCGCCGCGCTTCAGACCGCCACCGACGCCCGCACCGGCAAGGGCCAGCACGACGAGAACTTTCCCGTCGCCTCGCACCTGATCCATCCGCGCAACCGCGGCGCGATCCTGGCTTTCTACAACTACGTGCGTGCCGGCGACGACGTCGCCGACCACACAGGCCTGAGCCCCGAGCGCAAGATCGAGCTGCTCGATGCGCTCGCTGACGCGCTCACCGGCAAGGGCGGCTCCGACCCCACGGTCGAACCGCTCAAGCGGGAGCTGGCAGCCCACCGCCAGCCGCCGACCCACGCGCTCGAACTGCTCGACGCCTTCCGCATGGATGCGCGCAAGTCGCGCTACGCGCATTGGGACGAGCTGATCCACTATTGCCGCTACTCGGCGATGCCCGTCGGGCGCTTCCTGCTCGACGTGCACGGCGAGGATCCGGCGCGGGTCTACCGGACCTCCGACGCGATCTGTGCCGCGCTTCAGGTGCTCAACCATCTCCAGGATTGCGGTAAGGATTTCCGTGATCTCGACCGGGTCTACATCCCGCTCGACGCCATGGAACGGCACGGCGCTGACGTGTCGATGCTGGGGTTGCCCCAGGCCACGCCGCAGTTGCGCGCGGTCATCCGCGAACTTGCCGAGCGCACGCTTCAACTCTTGGAGGAGGGGGCACCGCTCCCGAATCAGATCAACGACCTGCGCCTCAGCCTGGAGATCGCCGCGATCCATCGTCTCGCCGTCGTCCTGACGAAGGGGCTGCTGACCCGCGATCCGCTCTCGGAAAAAGTCCATCACGGCAAGGCCGCCTTCGCGCTCACCGCGCTCGGCGGCATCGCCGCCACGCTGGTGCGCCGCCCGTTCCGTGCGCGCCGTCCCGCCCCCGCCGGAGCCGGCCGATGA
- the hpnE gene encoding hydroxysqualene dehydroxylase HpnE: MTGTVHVVGAGLAGLSAAASLAEAGNRVVLHEAAKQAGGRCRSYYDPSLGLTIDNGNHLLLSGNRSSLDFMRLIGAPSNALTGPDEAVFDFADIRTGERWALRPNEGRLPWWVLRAGRRVPGTRARDYLAPVSLMMAASGNKPGQSGTIGEKMSCEGSLYERLWHPVLLAALNTDPRESDVGLAATILRETLGAGGRACRPLIAVEGLSAAFVDPALRYLESRGAEIRYGRRLRALTLGQGRIERLDFTDEPTVIDPDDAVVMALPPWVASELLPGTPAPQEFRSIVNAHFAVRPPEGAPLMLGVVGGLTEWLFAYPDRFSVTISGADRLLEDGREDLARRIWAEIAKLNGLARDLPSWQIVKEKRATFAATPAEAARRPGAATRYRNLVLAGDWTETGLPSTIEGAIRSGTNAAQALFRTGMCGRAQAQGVA; the protein is encoded by the coding sequence ATGACGGGTACGGTTCACGTGGTCGGCGCCGGGCTCGCCGGCCTCTCGGCGGCGGCTTCGCTGGCGGAGGCGGGCAACCGCGTGGTGCTGCACGAGGCGGCCAAGCAGGCGGGGGGGCGCTGCCGCTCCTACTACGACCCCTCGCTCGGGCTGACCATCGACAACGGCAACCACCTGCTCCTGTCGGGCAACCGCTCGTCCCTTGACTTCATGCGCCTCATTGGCGCGCCGTCTAACGCCCTGACCGGACCCGACGAGGCGGTCTTCGACTTCGCCGACATTCGCACCGGCGAGCGCTGGGCCCTGCGCCCGAACGAGGGCCGCCTGCCGTGGTGGGTTCTGCGGGCCGGCCGGCGCGTTCCGGGCACTCGCGCGCGCGACTATCTCGCGCCGGTCTCCCTGATGATGGCGGCCTCCGGCAACAAGCCGGGCCAGAGCGGCACGATCGGCGAGAAGATGTCCTGCGAGGGGTCGCTCTACGAGCGGCTCTGGCACCCGGTCCTGCTCGCCGCGCTCAACACCGATCCGCGCGAGAGCGATGTCGGGCTCGCTGCCACCATCCTGCGCGAGACCCTGGGCGCCGGCGGGCGGGCCTGCCGCCCGCTGATCGCGGTCGAGGGCCTGTCCGCAGCCTTCGTCGATCCGGCCCTGCGCTACCTCGAAAGCCGCGGTGCCGAGATCCGCTACGGCCGGCGCCTGCGGGCGCTGACTCTCGGGCAGGGCCGCATCGAGCGCCTGGATTTCACCGACGAGCCGACGGTGATCGATCCCGACGACGCCGTGGTCATGGCCCTGCCGCCGTGGGTGGCGAGCGAACTCCTGCCCGGCACGCCCGCGCCGCAGGAGTTCCGCTCGATCGTCAACGCGCATTTCGCCGTGCGCCCGCCCGAGGGCGCTCCGCTGATGCTCGGCGTCGTCGGCGGCCTGACCGAGTGGCTGTTCGCCTATCCGGACCGATTCTCGGTCACCATCAGTGGTGCCGACCGCCTGCTGGAGGACGGCCGCGAGGATCTCGCCCGCCGGATCTGGGCCGAGATCGCGAAGCTCAACGGTCTTGCACGGGATTTGCCTAGCTGGCAGATCGTCAAGGAAAAGCGGGCGACCTTCGCGGCGACGCCCGCGGAGGCCGCGCGCCGCCCCGGCGCGGCGACCCGCTACCGGAATCTGGTTCTCGCCGGTGATTGGACGGAGACGGGGCTGCCCTCGACCATCGAGGGGGCGATCCGATCCGGCACAAATGCCGCGCAAGCCCTGTTCCGCACCGGGATGTGCGGACGGGCACAGGCACAGGGAGTCGCTTGA
- the hpnD gene encoding presqualene diphosphate synthase HpnD, which translates to MSATASPMTGETPEAPALPAAGSSFYTAMRLLPKERREAMYAVYAFCRVVDDVADDGGPREVRATELDRWRADIDALFAGNPPPRVKPLEEPMRRFDLKREDFQAVIDGMAMDAEEDIVAPSEAKLDLYCDRVASAVGRLSVRIFGMPEEAGIRLAWHQGRALQLTNILRDIDEDAERGRLYLPMERFHKIGLMNPTPQSALAHPRLGEVCAAVAAEAQEHYRQTWAIIERSPRQATKAARLMAAAYRLYLDAVVKRGWAAPRARVKPGKLPLLLVALRHGIL; encoded by the coding sequence ATGAGCGCCACCGCCAGCCCGATGACGGGCGAGACCCCGGAAGCCCCCGCCCTGCCGGCCGCCGGCTCGTCCTTCTATACGGCGATGCGCCTGCTGCCGAAGGAGCGGCGCGAGGCGATGTACGCCGTCTATGCCTTCTGCCGGGTCGTGGACGATGTCGCCGACGACGGCGGCCCGCGCGAGGTCCGCGCGACTGAGCTCGACCGCTGGCGTGCCGATATCGATGCGCTCTTTGCCGGCAACCCGCCGCCGCGGGTGAAGCCGCTCGAAGAGCCGATGCGCCGCTTCGACCTCAAGCGCGAGGACTTCCAGGCGGTCATCGACGGCATGGCGATGGACGCGGAGGAGGACATCGTCGCCCCCTCGGAGGCCAAGCTCGATCTGTATTGCGATCGGGTGGCGAGCGCCGTCGGTCGGCTCTCGGTGCGCATCTTCGGCATGCCCGAGGAAGCCGGCATCCGGCTCGCGTGGCACCAGGGCCGGGCGCTGCAGCTCACCAACATCCTGCGCGACATCGACGAGGATGCCGAGCGCGGGCGCCTCTACCTGCCGATGGAGAGATTTCACAAGATCGGGCTGATGAACCCGACCCCGCAGAGCGCCCTGGCGCATCCCCGCCTCGGCGAGGTCTGCGCGGCGGTCGCCGCGGAAGCGCAAGAGCATTACCGCCAGACCTGGGCGATCATCGAGCGCAGTCCGCGGCAGGCCACCAAGGCGGCCCGCCTGATGGCGGCGGCCTACCGGCTCTACCTCGACGCCGTGGTGAAGCGCGGCTGGGCGGCCCCGCGGGCGCGGGTGAAGCCGGGCAAGCTCCCCCTTCTCCTCGTCGCGCTGCGCCACGGAATTCTGTAA